A genome region from Amblyraja radiata isolate CabotCenter1 chromosome 2, sAmbRad1.1.pri, whole genome shotgun sequence includes the following:
- the nxph1 gene encoding neurexophilin-1: MQAVYWYTVLLLQSTLYLVTCVHENNPKKSDLLKTGSPKNTQKHIWTESTKDLSISRLLTQTLSGKENTTAVDLHYETPVPYSDQDIWDWLRNASDQKEPHPRAKRRPIVKTGKFKKMFGWGDFHSNIKTVKLNLLITGKIVDHGNGTFSVYFRHNSTGQGNVSVSLVPPTKIVEFDLAQQTVIDAKDSKTFNCRIEYEKVDKAKKTTLCNYDPSKTCYQEQTQSHVSWLCSKPFKVICIYISFYSTDYKLVQKVCPDYNYHSDTPYFPSG, from the coding sequence GTAACATGTGTTCATGAAAACAACCCTAAAAAATCAGACCTTCTAAAAACTGGCAGCCCTAAGAACACGCAAAAGCATATATGGACAGAAAGTACCAAAGATCTGTCTATCAGTCGCCTGCTTACACAGACATTATCTGGCAAAGAGAATACTACTGCTGTGGACCTGCACTATGAAACTCCAGTACCTTATTCTGACCAGGATATTTGGGATTGGTTACGGAATGCCTCAGATCAGAAGGAACCTCACCCCCGTGCTAAGAGACGCCCTATAGTAAAAACAggaaaattcaagaaaatgttCGGCTGGGGAGACTTTCATTCCAACATCAAAACCGTCAAGCTCAACCTACTGATCACAGGCAAAATAGTGGACCATGGAAATGGTACTTTTAGCGTCTACTTCCGTCACAATTCCACTGGCCAGGGGAATGTTTCGGTCAGCTTGGTGCCCCCTACAAAAATTGTGGAATTTGACTTGGCTCAACAGACAGTGATTGATGCCAAAGATTCAAAGACATTTAACTGCCGCATTGAATACGAGAAAGTGGACAAGGCGAAGAAGACAACGCTTTGCAATTACGATCCATCGAAAACATGTTACCAGGAGCAGACCCAAAGTCACGTGTCATGGCTCTGCTCCAAACCCTTTAAAGTCATATGTATTTATATTTCATTTTACAGTACAGATTACAAACTAGTGCAGAAAGTGTGTCCAGATTACAATTACCACAGTGACACTCCTTATTTCCCCTCTGGCTGA